The Flaviramulus sp. BrNp1-15 genome has a window encoding:
- a CDS encoding S41 family peptidase, giving the protein MKKLFLVISALTILSSCTSVKKYNEQITSLHAVEDLHKDVDKVYKQLKKHHPKLYQYTSKEVLDFKFDSLKKSINTPIDSRDFFKKLAPVVTHVRQGHVSVSSVGRWFKKKERKALNKQKFEFYDLDFEYLEGKLWVKNNIGKDSTIIGNEVLKINDESAVNLVNTYKTRFASDGYNTTLHNRFVGKGFSTFYYKDKGFIDSLKVTFKSKDSIFTKTFRRISKEKKNKVDSVSVKKVKPKKLSKGEKQTRRLARKKRKKDNKKYGYLNKRKQYTRNFNFIGKDSSVAFMKIRGFTNGNYKKFYKESFAKLDSAKSKYLVLDLRDNGGGRIAEIDYLYSYLANEPYQFITESEVKTRMPFLKSFMSNTTPNSLKVVGALLSPLVISHNLLKTKKREGKLYYRFNKHSKIKEHNPLHFKGKIYVLINGNSFSASSLISTHLKATERAVFVGEETGGAYNGTVAGIYKIYQLPTSKLKIRMGLMQIEAPQKQNPDGYGVKPDIKIEPTVEDRRLKKDTELEWILADIEKNEG; this is encoded by the coding sequence ATGAAAAAACTATTTTTAGTTATTAGTGCTTTAACAATTCTATCATCTTGCACCAGTGTTAAAAAATATAACGAGCAAATTACCAGTTTGCATGCTGTTGAAGATTTACATAAAGATGTAGATAAGGTTTATAAACAGCTAAAAAAGCATCATCCTAAATTATACCAATACACTTCAAAAGAGGTTTTAGATTTTAAATTTGACAGCTTAAAAAAATCTATAAATACGCCAATTGACTCTCGAGATTTTTTTAAAAAACTAGCGCCTGTTGTTACTCATGTTAGGCAAGGACATGTTTCTGTAAGTTCTGTTGGTAGATGGTTTAAAAAGAAAGAACGTAAAGCCTTAAATAAACAGAAGTTTGAATTTTACGATTTAGATTTTGAATATTTAGAAGGCAAATTATGGGTTAAAAATAACATAGGAAAAGATTCTACAATTATAGGTAATGAAGTGCTTAAAATAAATGATGAATCTGCAGTGAACTTAGTTAACACTTACAAAACACGTTTTGCTTCAGATGGATACAATACAACATTGCACAACAGATTTGTTGGAAAAGGTTTTTCTACCTTCTATTATAAAGACAAAGGGTTTATAGATAGTTTAAAAGTTACTTTTAAATCGAAAGATTCAATATTTACTAAAACCTTCAGAAGAATTTCAAAAGAGAAGAAAAATAAAGTAGATTCAGTTTCAGTTAAAAAAGTTAAGCCTAAAAAGCTATCTAAAGGAGAAAAACAAACTAGACGATTAGCGAGAAAGAAAAGAAAAAAGGATAATAAAAAATACGGTTATTTAAACAAAAGAAAACAATACACCCGAAATTTTAATTTTATAGGAAAAGATAGTAGCGTAGCTTTTATGAAAATAAGAGGCTTTACTAACGGTAATTATAAAAAGTTTTACAAAGAAAGTTTTGCAAAATTAGATTCTGCAAAAAGCAAATACTTAGTTCTAGATTTAAGAGATAATGGAGGTGGTAGAATAGCAGAAATAGATTATTTGTATTCTTATTTAGCAAATGAACCCTATCAATTTATAACAGAAAGTGAAGTAAAAACTAGAATGCCGTTTTTAAAATCTTTTATGAGCAACACAACACCTAATAGCCTTAAAGTTGTAGGTGCTTTACTTTCTCCTTTAGTAATTTCTCATAATTTACTTAAAACAAAAAAACGAGAAGGTAAACTTTATTATAGGTTTAATAAACATTCAAAAATAAAAGAACACAATCCGTTACATTTTAAAGGAAAGATTTATGTGCTGATTAATGGGAATTCATTTTCGGCATCATCACTTATATCAACACATTTAAAAGCTACAGAAAGAGCAGTTTTTGTTGGAGAAGAAACAGGAGGAGCCTATAATGGTACAGTTGCTGGCATATACAAAATATATCAATTACCAACTTCAAAGCTTAAAATTAGAATGGGATTAATGCAAATTGAAGCGCCTCAAAAACAAAATCCAGATGGCTACGGTGTTAAACCAGATATTAAAATAGAACCAACAGTAGAAGATAGAAGATTGAAAAAAGATACAGAATTAGAATGGATATTAGCAGATATTGAGAAAAATGAAGGTTAA
- the smpB gene encoding SsrA-binding protein SmpB — protein sequence MQKNINIQNKKARFLYEILDKYTAGIVLTGTEIKSIRNSKASIAESFCEFNDRGELFVVNMTIEEYAFGNYYNHKPKALRKLLLNKKELKKLNKEVQNTGLTIVPLRLYINEKGFAKLEIALAKGKKLYDKRETIKDRDNKRNLDRIKKIYK from the coding sequence ATGCAAAAAAACATAAACATACAAAATAAAAAAGCACGCTTTCTATACGAGATTTTAGATAAGTATACAGCTGGTATTGTACTAACTGGTACCGAAATTAAATCTATTAGAAATAGTAAAGCCTCTATTGCAGAAAGCTTTTGTGAGTTTAATGATCGTGGAGAACTTTTTGTGGTAAATATGACTATTGAAGAATATGCTTTTGGAAATTACTACAACCATAAACCAAAAGCATTAAGAAAGTTACTTTTAAACAAAAAAGAGCTTAAAAAACTTAATAAAGAAGTACAGAATACAGGACTCACTATTGTTCCGTTGCGTTTGTATATAAACGAAAAAGGCTTTGCTAAACTAGAAATTGCTTTAGCAAAGGGTAAAAAATTATACGATAAACGTGAAACTATAAAGGATAGAGATAACAAACGTAATCTGGACAGAATCAAGAAAATATATAAATAA
- a CDS encoding pyridoxamine 5'-phosphate oxidase family protein, translated as MSKQLPQITAELQEFIEAQKIFFVGTAAQDGRVNVSPKGHDTLRVLGSNKLVWLNLTGSGNETAAHLLKNHRMTIMFCAFEGKPLILRLYGHAKIYHERDAEFQKHISLFEENVGSRQIIELDVDLVQTSCGYSIPFMDFKEERGQLNAWSIKQGKEKINSYWEEKNTKSIDGFETNILDN; from the coding sequence ATGAGCAAACAACTCCCACAAATAACAGCAGAACTACAAGAGTTTATAGAAGCTCAAAAAATCTTTTTTGTGGGTACTGCAGCGCAAGATGGTCGTGTAAATGTATCGCCTAAAGGTCATGATACACTTCGTGTTTTAGGGTCAAACAAATTAGTTTGGTTAAACTTAACTGGAAGCGGTAACGAAACAGCTGCTCATCTATTAAAGAATCATAGAATGACAATTATGTTTTGTGCTTTTGAAGGTAAACCTCTTATTTTAAGACTTTATGGGCATGCAAAAATATATCATGAACGCGATGCTGAATTTCAAAAACACATCAGTTTATTTGAAGAAAATGTAGGCTCCAGACAAATTATAGAATTAGATGTAGATTTAGTGCAAACCTCTTGTGGTTATTCTATACCTTTTATGGATTTTAAAGAAGAACGCGGGCAATTAAATGCATGGTCTATAAAACAAGGTAAAGAAAAAATCAATTCATATTGGGAAGAAAAAAACACCAAAAGTATTGATGGTTTTGAAACTAATATTTTAGATAATTAA
- a CDS encoding protein-L-isoaspartate(D-aspartate) O-methyltransferase, with protein sequence MKDTFKHKGLRQKLVNVIKAKGITDKKVLNAIGKIPRHLFMDSSFLDHAYQDKAFPIAADQTISQPYTVAFQTELMQVKRGDKVLEIGTGSGYQTAVLCELGAKVYSIERQQELFKKTSKFLPKLGYRAKKLIFGDGYKGLKEEAPFDSIIVTAGAPFVPKPLLSQLKIGGRLVIPVGDDVQIMTLFIRKGAKEFEQHEYGEFRFVPLLEDKN encoded by the coding sequence TTGAAAGACACTTTTAAGCACAAAGGATTAAGACAAAAACTTGTTAACGTAATAAAAGCCAAAGGAATAACTGATAAAAAGGTTTTAAATGCTATTGGGAAAATACCAAGACATTTATTTATGGATTCTAGTTTTTTAGATCATGCTTATCAAGATAAGGCGTTTCCTATTGCTGCAGACCAAACTATTTCGCAACCTTACACCGTAGCTTTTCAAACAGAACTTATGCAAGTAAAACGCGGCGATAAAGTTTTAGAAATTGGTACAGGAAGTGGTTATCAAACTGCTGTTTTATGCGAATTGGGAGCAAAAGTTTATAGCATTGAACGCCAACAAGAATTGTTTAAAAAAACGAGTAAGTTTTTACCCAAATTAGGGTATCGTGCCAAGAAACTTATTTTTGGTGATGGTTATAAAGGCTTAAAAGAAGAAGCACCTTTTGATAGTATAATTGTAACTGCTGGTGCGCCTTTTGTGCCAAAACCATTATTGAGCCAGTTAAAAATAGGAGGTAGACTTGTTATTCCTGTTGGTGATGATGTACAAATCATGACACTTTTTATTAGAAAAGGTGCAAAAGAATTTGAGCAACACGAATATGGTGAGTTTAGGTTTGTGCCTTTACTGGAGGATAAGAATTAA
- a CDS encoding Gfo/Idh/MocA family protein, with amino-acid sequence MLKAGVLGAGHLGKIHLRLLNQSKKYNLIGFYDADEENGKKVEAEFGYKFFNSVEELIDAVDMVDIVTPTLSHYDCAKQAIAKGKHIFIEKPITNTVEEAEHIRELLAENNLRGQVGHVERFNPAFLAVKDHIKSPMFIETHRLAEFNPRGTDVPVVLDLMIHDIDIILSIVKSKVKNVSASGVSVISDTPDIANARLEFENGCVANLTASRISLKKMRKARFFQKDAYISVDFLTKKCEVVKMKDAPENPGDFDMILQNAEGVKKQIYFDNPKIEDNNAILDELEAFADAINTNTTPIVSLHDGTEALRVATQIINCF; translated from the coding sequence ATGCTAAAAGCTGGAGTACTAGGTGCTGGTCATCTTGGGAAAATTCATTTAAGACTTCTAAATCAATCCAAAAAATACAACCTTATTGGTTTTTATGATGCCGATGAAGAAAACGGTAAAAAAGTTGAAGCTGAATTTGGATATAAATTCTTTAATTCAGTTGAAGAGCTTATCGATGCTGTTGATATGGTTGATATAGTAACACCAACACTTTCACATTATGACTGTGCAAAACAAGCCATTGCAAAAGGCAAACATATTTTTATTGAAAAACCAATTACCAATACTGTTGAAGAAGCAGAACATATAAGAGAACTTTTAGCTGAGAATAATTTACGCGGGCAAGTTGGACATGTAGAACGTTTTAATCCAGCTTTTTTAGCGGTAAAAGATCACATTAAATCTCCTATGTTTATTGAAACACACCGTTTGGCTGAGTTTAATCCGCGAGGTACAGACGTTCCTGTGGTTTTAGATTTAATGATTCATGATATAGACATCATTCTCAGCATTGTAAAGTCTAAGGTTAAAAATGTTTCGGCAAGTGGTGTATCTGTAATTAGTGATACACCAGATATTGCAAATGCAAGATTAGAATTTGAAAATGGTTGTGTAGCCAACTTAACTGCTAGTAGAATTTCACTCAAAAAAATGCGAAAAGCACGTTTCTTTCAAAAGGACGCATATATTTCTGTAGATTTTTTAACTAAAAAGTGTGAAGTGGTAAAAATGAAAGATGCACCAGAAAATCCTGGAGATTTTGATATGATACTTCAAAATGCCGAAGGAGTTAAAAAGCAAATCTATTTTGATAATCCTAAAATTGAAGATAACAATGCTATTTTAGACGAATTAGAAGCTTTTGCTGATGCTATAAACACTAACACAACTCCTATTGTGTCACTTCACGATGGCACCGAAGCATTACGCGTTGCAACTCAAATTATTAATTGTTTTTAA
- a CDS encoding 3-hydroxyacyl-CoA dehydrogenase family protein encodes MKNIAVIGAGTMGNGIAHTFAQSGFKVQLIDISEASLKKGLDTISRNLDRMVAKEKITEADKAQTLENISTFTNITEGVKNTHLVVEAATENIDLKLKIFKQLDEDCPKDSILATNTSSISITQIAAVTSRPEKVIGMHFMNPVPIMKLVEIIRGYSTGDDVTKTIMELSKTLGKTPVEVNDYPGFVANRILMPMLNESIETLYNGVAGVYEIDTVMKLGMAHPMGPLQLADFIGLDVCLSILNVMYDGFKNPKYAPCPLLVNMVRAGKLGVKSGEGFYDYSESRKAEKVAKQFLK; translated from the coding sequence ATGAAAAACATAGCAGTTATAGGTGCAGGAACCATGGGAAATGGTATTGCGCATACATTTGCACAATCCGGATTTAAAGTTCAGCTTATAGATATTAGTGAAGCTTCATTAAAAAAAGGATTAGATACCATCTCTAGAAACTTAGACAGAATGGTAGCTAAAGAAAAAATTACTGAAGCAGACAAGGCTCAAACTCTTGAAAACATTTCAACATTCACCAACATCACTGAAGGTGTTAAAAACACTCATTTAGTTGTTGAAGCTGCTACTGAAAATATAGATTTAAAACTCAAAATTTTTAAGCAGTTAGATGAAGATTGCCCAAAGGACTCTATTCTGGCAACTAACACATCGTCTATTTCAATTACACAAATAGCTGCTGTTACTTCCAGACCAGAAAAGGTAATAGGAATGCATTTTATGAATCCTGTTCCAATTATGAAATTGGTAGAGATTATTAGAGGTTATAGCACCGGTGATGATGTTACGAAAACTATCATGGAGTTATCTAAAACTTTAGGAAAAACTCCTGTAGAGGTTAATGATTACCCAGGTTTTGTAGCCAATAGAATATTAATGCCAATGCTTAATGAATCTATTGAAACCTTATACAACGGTGTTGCGGGTGTTTATGAAATTGACACCGTAATGAAATTAGGTATGGCGCATCCTATGGGACCATTACAGTTAGCCGATTTTATTGGTTTAGATGTATGCTTATCAATTTTAAATGTGATGTATGATGGTTTTAAAAATCCAAAATATGCACCTTGTCCGTTATTGGTAAATATGGTTAGAGCTGGTAAATTAGGCGTAAAATCTGGTGAAGGTTTTTATGATTATTCTGAAAGTAGAAAAGCAGAAAAAGTTGCTAAGCAGTTTTTAAAATAA
- a CDS encoding DUF1015 domain-containing protein yields MAKVLPFKAIRPTRDKVSLVASRSYQSYTQDELEARLDYNPFSFLHIVNPGYKYDKQISGKERYSLVRNRYQEFKEDGIFIQDNTPNYYIYKIVNRDGNAFSGIVAATSSEDYKKDIIKKHEDTIEYRENIFKDYLKTVGFNAEPVLLTYPDNDVIANIISEVQKERAEFEFTTHFRDTHYLWIVDDLEFIKTIQNEFEAIETIYIADGHHRSASSFLLSEALKSENKQHKGNEPYNFFMSYLIPESDLKIYEFNRLVKDLNGLSKEAFLIKLDMMYRIENRGSELYKPNNKHHFSMYLDGEFYSLYLRKHNYKINNALDALDTQILFKTILEPILGISDLRNDTRIDYSHGKNDLVNIKSKIDNGEFTVGFGLVPITVDEIKAISDNGLTMPPKSTFIEPKLRSGVTIYEF; encoded by the coding sequence ATGGCAAAAGTACTTCCGTTTAAAGCAATAAGACCAACTAGAGATAAAGTAAGCTTGGTTGCTTCTCGCTCCTATCAAAGTTATACACAAGACGAACTAGAAGCTCGATTAGATTACAATCCGTTTTCTTTTTTACATATTGTAAATCCTGGATATAAATACGACAAACAAATTAGCGGAAAAGAACGCTATAGCTTAGTAAGAAACAGGTATCAAGAGTTTAAAGAGGACGGTATCTTTATTCAAGACAATACACCTAACTACTACATTTATAAAATTGTAAATAGAGATGGTAATGCCTTTTCTGGTATAGTAGCAGCAACAAGCTCTGAAGACTACAAAAAAGATATTATTAAAAAGCATGAAGATACTATTGAATATCGCGAAAACATCTTTAAAGATTATCTAAAAACTGTAGGGTTTAATGCAGAACCCGTACTTCTCACCTATCCTGATAATGATGTGATTGCTAATATTATATCTGAAGTCCAAAAAGAACGAGCAGAATTTGAATTCACCACTCACTTTAGAGACACACACTATTTATGGATTGTTGATGATTTAGAGTTTATCAAGACTATTCAGAATGAGTTTGAAGCTATTGAAACTATATATATTGCAGATGGTCATCATAGATCTGCGTCGTCATTTTTACTTTCAGAAGCATTAAAATCAGAAAACAAACAACATAAAGGCAATGAGCCTTATAACTTTTTTATGAGTTATTTAATTCCTGAATCTGATTTAAAAATCTATGAATTTAATAGATTAGTAAAAGACTTAAATGGACTTTCAAAAGAAGCCTTTTTAATCAAGTTAGATATGATGTATCGTATTGAAAACAGAGGCTCAGAACTATACAAACCAAATAACAAACATCATTTTAGCATGTATTTAGATGGTGAGTTTTACTCATTGTATCTAAGAAAACATAATTATAAAATTAACAACGCATTAGATGCTTTAGATACTCAAATTCTGTTTAAAACTATTTTAGAACCTATTCTAGGTATTTCAGATTTACGTAATGATACTCGAATAGATTATTCACATGGAAAAAATGATTTGGTAAACATAAAAAGCAAAATAGATAATGGCGAATTCACTGTTGGATTTGGTTTAGTACCCATAACTGTTGATGAAATAAAAGCTATTTCAGATAATGGTTTAACTATGCCACCTAAAAGTACGTTTATAGAGCCCAAACTACGCAGCGGAGTAACAATTTATGAATTTTGA
- a CDS encoding YggS family pyridoxal phosphate-dependent enzyme yields the protein MTIQENLNNIKSTLPEHVTLVAVSKTKPISDLMEAYNAGQRIFGENKIQEMAEKHEQMPNDIEWHMIGHVQRNKVKYMASFVRLIHGVDNFKLLKEINKQAEKHNRVIDCLLQIKIAKEDSKFGMTTQEASEIIQSEDFSKLKNINIVGVMGMATFTDNQKQVEQEFKLLKSTFDNLKDVKLDNCNLQTISMGMSGDYPLAIDCGSTMIRVGSSIFGIRN from the coding sequence ATGACAATACAAGAAAACCTTAACAATATAAAATCAACCTTACCTGAGCATGTTACACTTGTTGCTGTTTCCAAAACCAAACCTATTAGCGATTTAATGGAAGCCTACAATGCAGGTCAGCGTATTTTTGGAGAAAACAAAATCCAGGAAATGGCTGAAAAGCATGAACAAATGCCTAACGATATTGAATGGCATATGATTGGACATGTACAACGCAATAAAGTAAAATATATGGCAAGCTTTGTGCGTTTAATTCATGGTGTAGATAATTTTAAATTGTTGAAAGAAATAAATAAACAAGCTGAAAAACATAATAGAGTTATAGATTGTTTGCTTCAAATAAAAATAGCTAAAGAAGATTCTAAATTTGGAATGACAACTCAGGAAGCATCAGAAATAATTCAATCTGAAGATTTTTCAAAATTAAAAAACATCAATATTGTTGGTGTTATGGGAATGGCAACTTTTACAGATAACCAAAAGCAAGTTGAACAAGAATTTAAACTATTAAAGTCCACTTTTGATAATTTAAAAGATGTAAAACTAGATAATTGTAACCTGCAAACTATTAGTATGGGAATGAGTGGAGATTATCCATTAGCAATTGACTGTGGAAGTACAATGATTCGAGTTGGAAGTAGTATATTTGGAATACGAAACTAA
- a CDS encoding four helix bundle protein, which translates to MKESILKNKSYDFAIMVVKIYKTISYKHKEFTLSRQLLKSGTSIGANIREAEFAQSNKDFINKMSIALKETNETDYWLSLLKDTSYLDLDNHLKLTSYNNELIKMLVSTINTMKSKTN; encoded by the coding sequence ATGAAAGAATCTATTTTAAAAAATAAAAGCTATGATTTTGCTATTATGGTTGTAAAGATTTATAAAACTATTTCATATAAACATAAAGAATTTACTTTATCAAGACAATTATTGAAAAGTGGTACGTCTATAGGAGCAAATATTAGAGAAGCAGAATTTGCTCAATCAAACAAAGATTTTATTAATAAAATGAGTATTGCTTTAAAAGAAACTAACGAAACGGACTATTGGTTATCTTTATTAAAAGACACTAGCTATCTTGATTTAGATAATCATCTAAAATTAACAAGTTATAACAATGAACTAATTAAAATGTTAGTTTCAACAATTAACACCATGAAATCAAAAACTAATTAA
- a CDS encoding exonuclease domain-containing protein, protein MYAILDIETTGGKYNEEGITEIAIYKYDGHQVVDQFISLVNPERDIQPFVVNLTGINSGMLRNAPKFYEVAKRIVEITDECILVAHNAQFDYRILCTEFRRLGFEYERKSLCTVELSKYLIPEQPSYSLGKLVRSLGIPVTDRHRASGDALATVKLFKMLLDKDSNKSIIQESIRLNPKIQLEPKHLDIIADLPSITGVYYIHNANGDIIYIGKSNNIKKRINQHFTGTSHKSKKIQTQVHTVTYEATGSELVALLKESEEIKRVKPIFNRALRRSIFTHALYSFKDENNYINLKIDVADGRKKPITTFSNRQSGKSFITKAVEDYSLCQKLTGLYKTKTSCFNYEIKTCEGACIQKESPELYNKRVETLINKNSYSNKNMVIIDRGRDVDERSAILIENGIFKGLGFFNLNYQINNIKVLESLITPMKNNRDTQHIIQNYIRKNKRVKIVELKSNN, encoded by the coding sequence TTGTACGCAATATTAGACATAGAAACCACTGGAGGCAAGTATAATGAAGAGGGAATAACCGAAATTGCAATCTACAAATATGATGGTCATCAAGTAGTAGACCAATTTATTAGCCTAGTAAACCCCGAACGAGACATTCAACCATTTGTAGTAAATCTTACAGGTATAAATAGTGGTATGTTGCGCAACGCTCCAAAATTCTATGAAGTAGCTAAACGCATTGTCGAAATTACTGATGAGTGTATTCTTGTAGCTCATAATGCTCAGTTTGATTACAGAATTTTATGTACAGAATTTAGACGATTAGGTTTTGAGTATGAACGAAAATCTCTTTGTACAGTAGAACTTTCAAAATATTTAATACCAGAACAACCCTCTTATAGTCTAGGTAAATTAGTGCGCTCACTTGGTATTCCTGTAACCGATAGACATCGAGCATCTGGTGATGCTTTGGCTACTGTTAAGCTTTTTAAAATGCTTTTAGATAAGGATTCTAATAAAAGTATTATTCAGGAATCTATTCGTTTAAATCCAAAAATACAATTAGAGCCCAAGCATTTAGATATTATCGCAGATTTACCATCAATTACAGGAGTGTATTACATTCATAATGCCAATGGTGATATTATTTACATTGGTAAAAGTAACAACATAAAAAAACGTATTAATCAGCATTTTACTGGTACAAGTCATAAATCAAAAAAAATACAAACTCAGGTACATACTGTAACCTACGAAGCAACTGGTAGCGAGCTTGTTGCTCTTTTAAAAGAAAGTGAAGAAATAAAACGCGTTAAGCCTATTTTTAATAGAGCCTTGAGACGTTCTATTTTTACTCATGCTTTGTATAGTTTTAAAGATGAAAACAACTATATAAATTTAAAAATAGATGTAGCAGACGGTAGAAAAAAACCAATTACTACCTTTAGTAATCGCCAAAGCGGAAAAAGTTTTATAACCAAAGCTGTTGAAGACTACAGTCTTTGTCAAAAATTAACAGGACTTTATAAAACTAAAACCAGTTGTTTTAATTATGAAATAAAAACTTGCGAAGGCGCTTGCATTCAAAAGGAATCTCCAGAATTATACAACAAACGTGTAGAAACTTTAATTAACAAAAACAGTTATTCTAATAAAAACATGGTAATAATTGACAGAGGTCGAGATGTTGATGAACGCAGTGCTATTTTAATTGAGAATGGTATTTTTAAAGGGTTAGGTTTCTTTAATTTAAATTATCAAATCAATAATATTAAAGTTTTAGAATCTCTCATTACTCCCATGAAAAACAACAGAGATACTCAACATATTATTCAAAATTATATTAGGAAAAATAAAAGAGTTAAGATAGTTGAGTTAAAATCTAATAATTAA
- a CDS encoding ion transporter, which yields MKNFFDKHWKARIYKIIYHSDTPAGKLFDLVLLVVILASILLVMLESVNSIDKKYHDFLNIAEWIITILFTIEYILRIITNSSPKKYIFSFYGIIDLLSTVPKYLSFFLVGSHSLVALRALRLMRVFRILKLARFMGESNNFIKALKASRVKIAVFVSFVVILCIILGTVMYLVESEQDSGFTSIPRSVYWAIVTLTTVGYGDIAPVTSLGQFIASLIMIIGYGIIAVPTGIVTAEFANQKKEPKKEKDLIPDTKTCPECLTNDIRKEAKYCYVCGAEIVH from the coding sequence ATGAAAAACTTCTTTGATAAACACTGGAAAGCTAGAATCTATAAAATAATTTACCATTCAGATACTCCTGCTGGTAAGTTATTTGATCTTGTTCTTTTAGTAGTAATTCTTGCAAGTATTTTACTGGTAATGCTAGAAAGTGTTAATAGTATTGATAAAAAGTATCATGACTTTCTTAACATTGCAGAGTGGATAATTACCATTCTTTTCACAATAGAATATATTTTAAGAATCATTACCAACTCTAGTCCTAAAAAGTACATTTTTAGCTTCTATGGAATTATAGATTTACTATCTACTGTACCTAAATATTTATCATTCTTTTTAGTAGGCTCACACTCATTAGTTGCACTAAGAGCGTTACGTTTAATGCGCGTTTTTAGAATTTTAAAATTAGCTAGATTTATGGGTGAATCTAATAATTTTATAAAAGCATTAAAGGCAAGTAGAGTTAAAATTGCAGTATTTGTTTCTTTTGTTGTAATACTTTGTATTATTCTTGGCACGGTGATGTATTTAGTGGAAAGTGAACAAGATAGTGGATTTACAAGTATTCCAAGAAGTGTGTATTGGGCTATAGTTACCTTAACAACCGTTGGTTATGGCGACATTGCGCCAGTTACTTCACTTGGGCAATTTATTGCCTCTTTAATTATGATTATTGGTTATGGAATAATTGCTGTACCAACAGGAATTGTAACTGCAGAGTTTGCTAATCAAAAAAAAGAACCTAAAAAAGAGAAAGATTTAATTCCTGATACTAAAACTTGTCCAGAATGCTTAACAAACGATATTAGAAAAGAAGCTAAATACTGTTATGTTTGTGGAGCAGAAATTGTACACTAA
- the miaA gene encoding tRNA (adenosine(37)-N6)-dimethylallyltransferase MiaA produces the protein MKTVDKYLISIVGPTAIGKTALSIKLANHFNSEIISADSRQFFSEMQIGTAAPTPDELSAAKHHFIHHKSITEDYNVGAFEKDAIKTLNQLFKTQDIVIMVGGSGLYVGAVTKGLDDFPEVDKSIRQELNIKLEKEGIQSLQKQLKELDKVSYESIAIDNPHRVIRALEICIGSGKPYSSFLNKEKNKRPFKTISVGLTAERELIYNRINKRVDIMMQQGLLEEVKSLLPFKNLNALNTVGYKELFNYLDGEWELDFAVSEIKKNTRRFAKRQLTWFKKNEETLWFDYTTPLETIVEKLEQKIIEP, from the coding sequence CTGAAAACAGTAGATAAATATCTTATTTCCATTGTTGGACCAACAGCCATTGGTAAAACAGCTTTAAGCATAAAACTTGCTAATCATTTTAATTCTGAAATAATTTCGGCAGATTCTCGTCAATTCTTCAGCGAAATGCAAATAGGCACTGCTGCTCCTACTCCAGATGAATTATCAGCTGCTAAACATCATTTTATTCACCACAAATCAATTACTGAAGATTATAATGTTGGAGCTTTTGAAAAAGATGCTATTAAAACATTAAACCAACTTTTTAAAACCCAAGATATTGTTATCATGGTTGGTGGTTCTGGCTTGTATGTAGGTGCTGTTACCAAAGGTTTAGATGATTTTCCTGAGGTAGATAAAAGTATTAGACAAGAACTAAATATTAAGCTAGAAAAAGAAGGTATCCAATCACTACAAAAACAACTAAAAGAACTCGATAAAGTATCATATGAATCGATAGCTATTGATAATCCACATCGGGTAATTAGAGCTTTAGAAATTTGTATTGGGTCTGGGAAACCATATTCTTCATTTCTTAATAAAGAAAAAAATAAACGTCCTTTTAAAACTATTAGCGTTGGGCTTACTGCAGAAAGAGAGCTAATTTATAACCGTATTAATAAACGTGTTGACATTATGATGCAACAAGGTTTACTCGAAGAAGTAAAAAGCTTACTTCCTTTCAAAAACTTAAATGCTTTAAATACGGTAGGCTATAAAGAGTTATTTAATTATTTAGATGGCGAATGGGAATTAGATTTTGCTGTTTCTGAAATTAAAAAAAATACTCGTCGTTTTGCTAAACGACAACTTACTTGGTTCAAAAAAAACGAAGAAACCCTTTGGTTTGATTATACAACACCATTAGAAACTATTGTTGAGAAATTAGAACAAAAAATTATAGAGCCTTAA